Proteins encoded within one genomic window of Thunnus albacares chromosome 13, fThuAlb1.1, whole genome shotgun sequence:
- the LOC122996059 gene encoding P2Y purinoceptor 6-like produces the protein MGLSQASNVTPDISLAVAAVANNHANTTGTLPTSSLPPSSCSIDESYKYVFLPVCYSLTFLFSLTLNSVVLLRSCCHHGGCCGGGGSRRRWNTSLIYMMNLATTDLMYGLSLPFLVASYVLRDHWVFGDFMCRLVRFLFYFNLYCSIFFLTCISVHRYLGICHPMRTITLESKRVVKGTCALVWVVVFILTCPIFRFAQTGYVQRGGARVGGPGGARDGGNRTGFQGEDGEGYMNCWDDAIDNEFAVYVPYGIVLHLLGFFVPFVIIAWCYSQVVRTIFQTLRSPPSSIEGGEDGPVGDGTPEGVRGRERTSVSISGSQYSHYIRRRRKSIKTIVTITLLFALCFLPFHVTRTVFLLLRRGQLGGCNAMKTVSICYKVTRPLASCNAWLNALLYFLTGDKGAPCCWQVEPTVRRDRRSGSLWWPLKILKKDGVGEDDQEAAEKIEREVHMENESKSSRVIF, from the exons ATGGGATTGAGCCAAGCCTCTAACGTCACTCCAGACATCAGTTTGGCGGTGGCAGCGGTGGCGAACAACCATGCCAACACCACTGGCACCTTGCCCACCTCGTCCCTCCCTCCTTCATCCTGCAGCATTGATGAATCCTACAAGTACGTCTTCCTGCCTGTCTGCTACTCGCTCACCTTCCTCTTCAGCCTCACCCTTAACTCCGTGGTGCTGCTGCGTTCCTGTTGCCACCATGGAGGTTGCTGCGGTGGTGGTGGCAGCAGGCGACGCTGGAACACCTCACTGATCTACATGATGAACCTGGCCACCACCGACCTGATGTACGGCCTGTCGTTGCCCTTCCTGGTGGCGAGCTACGTGCTCAGAGACCACTGGGTGTTTGGAGACTTCATGTGCCGCCTCGTCCGGTTCCTCTTCTACTTCAACCTCTACTGTTCCATCTTCTTCCTCACCTGCATCTCTGTGCACAG GTACCTGGGTATCTGCCATCCGATGAGGACCATCACTCTGGAGAGCAAGCGGGTAGTGAAGGGGACCTGTGCGTTGGTATGGGTGGTTGTCTTCATCCTGACCTGCCCCATCTTCAGGTTTGCGCAGACAGGTTATGTCCAGCGAGGAGGCGCCAGGGTTGGTGGGCCTGGAGGTGCGAGGGACGGCGGGAACAGGACTGGATTTCAGGGGGAGGACGGGGAGGGGTACATGAACTGCTGGGACGACGCCATTGATAATGAGTTTGCTGTCTACGTCCCATACGGCATCGTCCTCCACCTGCTGGGCTTCTTTGTGCCGTTTGTCATCATAGCCTGGTGCTACTCGCAGGTGGTCAGGACAATATTTCAGACCCTGCGCTCCCCGCCTAGTTCGATAGAGGGCGGTGAGGATGGTCCAGTGGGAGATGGGACGCCAGAAGGAGTTAGAGGGCGAGAGAGAACCTCGGTCTCCATCTCCGGCTCGCAGTACTCACACTACATCCGGCGGCGGCGGAAATCCATCAAAACCATTGTAACCATTACGCTGCTGTTTGCGCTCTGCTTCCTGCCCTTCCACGTGACCCGGACAGTGTTCCTGCTCCTGCGGCGAGGGCAGCTTGGCGGCTGCAATGCCATGAAGACTGTCTCCATCTGCTACAAGGTCACCCGGCCGCTGGCCTCCTGCAACGCTTGGCTCAATGCCCTCCTCTACTTCCTGACAGGGGATAAGGGCGCCCCCTGCTGCTGGCAGGTAGAGCCCACCGTCCGCAGAGACCGCCGGAGTGGCTCCCTCTGGTGGCCGCTGAAGATCCTGAAGAAGGACGGAGTCGGAGAGGACGACCAAGAGGCAGCCGAGAAGATTGAAAGGGAGGTGCACATGGAGAACGAGTCCAAGTCTTCAAGGGTCATCTTCTGA